One window from the genome of Streptomyces sp. WZ-12 encodes:
- a CDS encoding DUF488 domain-containing protein — MSGTERESRAPRTSPAGSADQTAAATPRGVRTESVYGPARPWPGTRVLVDRRLTLARLPLIVRPDIWLARVAPSATLWRWYALNEVNYRAFARRYAQELAEDPPRADALRRLHQLARTGPLILQTAATPLHLSHARVLAHQLATDAPGRPPEDAGDAACWLRTVCPHCDRIPDQPMSACPSCGMPLPGPGEG, encoded by the coding sequence ATGAGCGGAACGGAACGGGAATCACGGGCGCCACGAACGTCGCCAGCGGGATCGGCGGACCAGACGGCCGCCGCGACACCGCGCGGAGTCCGGACGGAATCGGTGTACGGGCCCGCTCGCCCCTGGCCCGGCACCCGCGTACTGGTCGACCGAAGGCTGACGCTGGCACGCCTGCCCCTGATCGTGCGCCCCGACATCTGGCTGGCCAGGGTCGCGCCCTCCGCCACTCTCTGGCGCTGGTACGCCCTCAACGAGGTCAACTACCGGGCCTTCGCCCGTCGTTACGCCCAGGAACTCGCCGAGGACCCGCCGCGCGCCGACGCCCTGCGCCGCCTCCACCAACTCGCCCGCACCGGACCGCTGATCCTCCAGACCGCGGCGACGCCGCTCCACCTCAGCCACGCCAGAGTCCTGGCCCACCAGTTGGCGACCGACGCCCCAGGCCGCCCACCCGAGGACGCCGGCGACGCCGCCTGTTGGCTGAGGACGGTCTGCCCGCACTGCGACCGGATCCCGGACCAGCCGATGAGCGCGTGCCCGTCCTGCGGGATGCCGCTACCGGGTCCGGGGGAGGGGTAA
- a CDS encoding VC0807 family protein, translating into MKTSAAKSPGPTQKFRALAPMALDLVIPIAGFYVLHQLVGLDQVWALTLAGAAGGLWALIHTIRRRKLDVIGLLVVLEMALTVALLFLSDDPRLVAAKPSFYTLLAAVYLLLTCVAGRPLVYVAATPMATDGDPDRTVAYEQAWERSQPFRTRERMVTAAFGLAALVDSVLRVFVVYSFDVDKFNESFLLSQLPGIVLIVAVLLFTKSQIKVLHGLVDEVHDQLAAEGAIGPRPDADQPATVADETRGTNKAREADEALNGATR; encoded by the coding sequence GTGAAGACCTCGGCAGCCAAGTCCCCGGGCCCGACACAGAAGTTCCGGGCCCTCGCCCCGATGGCGCTCGATCTGGTCATCCCCATCGCGGGCTTCTACGTCCTGCACCAGTTGGTCGGCCTCGACCAGGTCTGGGCACTGACCCTCGCCGGCGCGGCGGGCGGCCTGTGGGCGCTGATCCACACCATTCGGCGGCGCAAGCTGGACGTCATCGGCCTGCTCGTCGTCCTCGAAATGGCGCTGACCGTCGCCCTGTTGTTCCTCTCCGACGACCCGCGCCTGGTAGCCGCCAAGCCCTCCTTCTACACCCTGCTCGCGGCCGTCTACCTGCTGCTCACCTGCGTCGCCGGACGGCCCCTGGTCTATGTGGCGGCCACCCCGATGGCCACCGACGGCGACCCCGACCGCACCGTCGCCTACGAGCAGGCGTGGGAGCGCTCCCAGCCGTTCCGGACCCGTGAGCGCATGGTGACGGCGGCGTTCGGACTCGCCGCGCTGGTCGATTCCGTACTGCGGGTGTTCGTCGTCTACAGCTTCGATGTCGACAAGTTCAACGAGTCGTTCCTGCTGTCCCAGTTGCCGGGCATCGTGCTGATCGTGGCGGTGCTGCTGTTCACCAAGTCCCAGATCAAGGTACTGCACGGGCTCGTCGACGAGGTCCACGACCAACTGGCCGCCGAGGGCGCCATCGGCCCGCGCCCCGACGCCGACCAGCCCGCCACCGTGGCCGACGAGACGCGCGGGACGAACAAGGCACGCGAGGCGGACGAGGCGTTGAACGGTGCGACGCGATGA
- a CDS encoding DUF3291 domain-containing protein: MTVFHLAQVNIGRIVGPLDGPELAGFVAQLPEINALAESSPGFVWRMVDDAGEDATGVRPDEGDDMLLINCSVWESVEALRNFTYHTDHLRVLSRRREWFHRMTDAHQALWWIPVGHRPSIAEAMERVARVREHGPGPTAFTFRDPHPAPGVGAAQL, from the coding sequence ATGACTGTCTTTCACCTCGCGCAGGTCAACATCGGCCGGATCGTCGGCCCGCTGGACGGACCGGAGTTGGCCGGCTTCGTCGCTCAACTCCCCGAGATCAACGCACTCGCCGAGTCCAGCCCGGGGTTCGTCTGGCGCATGGTCGACGACGCGGGCGAGGACGCGACCGGGGTCCGCCCCGACGAGGGCGACGACATGCTCCTGATCAACTGCTCGGTCTGGGAGTCGGTCGAAGCCCTGCGGAACTTCACCTACCACACCGACCACCTGCGCGTACTGAGCCGTCGTCGTGAGTGGTTCCACCGCATGACCGACGCGCACCAGGCCCTGTGGTGGATTCCGGTCGGCCACCGCCCGAGCATCGCCGAGGCGATGGAACGGGTCGCGCGGGTGCGCGAACACGGCCCCGGGCCAACGGCGTTCACCTTCCGCGATCCCCACCCGGCACCGGGCGTCGGGGCCGCGCAGCTCTAG